The following is a genomic window from Hydrogenobaculum sp. Y04AAS1.
AAATACTCTGAAGTGCCTATAATAGCAGATATTCATTTTGTGCCTTACATGGCATTTTTATCTATGGAAGCTGGAGCCCACGGCATCAGAATAAACCCAGGCAATATAAACAAAAAAGAAATAGTGAGAGATATAGTCCTAGAGGCAAAAAAAAGAAATATTTGCGTAAGACTTGGGGTTAACTCTGGTTCTTTAGAAAAACATCTTTTGGAAAAATATGGATATCCAAGCGCCGAAGCTCTTGCAGAAAGCGCCCTTAACTGGTCAGAATTTTTTGAGTCTTTAGGCTTTTACAACTTTAAAGTGTCTATAAAAGGTTCCGATGTAATTCAAAATGCTTTAGCCAACGAAATATTTGCAGAAAAAACCGATACACCTCTACATATAGGTATAACAGAGGCAGGAATGGGTACCCAAGGAATAGTAAAATCTTCCGTAGGGCTTGGTATATTACTTTACAAAGGTATAGGAGATACCATAAGAGTATCCCTAACAGATGAGCCAGAAAAAGAAGTAGAAGTAGCTTACGAAATTTTAAAAAGTTTAGGGTTAAAGAAAAAGGGTATAGATATAGTCTCTTGTCCTACGTGCGGTAGAATAGAAGTAAACTTACCCAATGTTGTAAAACAAGTACAAGAAGCTTTAAAAGACAAAGACTTATCTATAAAGGTTGCAATAATGGGTTGTGCGGTAAACGCCATAGGTGAGGCTTCCCACGCAGATGTGGGGTTAGCTTGTATGAAAGGGGGCGCTTTGTTGTTTAAAAATGGTAAAATCTTAAAAAAAGTTACCGAAGAAAATATGGTATCAGAGCTTTTAGAAACAATAGAAAAATACTATCAGGAGGTATAAATATGACAGAGAATTTACAGGACAAAATCTTGGAGGATGCCAAAGAAAAAGGCATCGAGGTAGTGATATACCTAACAAGGGGGAATAGAATGGTAGGTAAAGTGCTTGACCAGGACAAATACACTGTACTTTTAAAATCCGACAGTGGCACAAACTTGATTTACAAGCATGCAATAAGCACAATAGTTATAGAAGAGGCGTCTGAAAATTGATAAAAGCCATATCTGTAGCCTTACAGTTAAGACA
Proteins encoded in this region:
- the ispG gene encoding flavodoxin-dependent (E)-4-hydroxy-3-methylbut-2-enyl-diphosphate synthase, translated to MIKRRKTREITLGTLKIGGNNPIVVQSMTSTKTHDIEATISQIDRLIKAGCEAIRVAVPAKEDAEALKEIVKYSEVPIIADIHFVPYMAFLSMEAGAHGIRINPGNINKKEIVRDIVLEAKKRNICVRLGVNSGSLEKHLLEKYGYPSAEALAESALNWSEFFESLGFYNFKVSIKGSDVIQNALANEIFAEKTDTPLHIGITEAGMGTQGIVKSSVGLGILLYKGIGDTIRVSLTDEPEKEVEVAYEILKSLGLKKKGIDIVSCPTCGRIEVNLPNVVKQVQEALKDKDLSIKVAIMGCAVNAIGEASHADVGLACMKGGALLFKNGKILKKVTEENMVSELLETIEKYYQEV
- the hfq gene encoding RNA chaperone Hfq; its protein translation is MTENLQDKILEDAKEKGIEVVIYLTRGNRMVGKVLDQDKYTVLLKSDSGTNLIYKHAISTIVIEEASEN